The genomic window GCTGTAATTGATCAGCGAGCTTTTTTACATGTTCTTCGGTATCAAAACCGCCAGTAATGAGTACAGCTGCACCTGCCTTAAGGGCAGATTCATGTATTTGCGTTCGATTTCCAACAATAAGCAGACTGCCTGCATCAGTGTACCGCATCACGGCATCTAGTTTCATGGCCCCGATTACAAATTTACTCAATGTTTTATGCAAACCGTCTCTTCCGCCTAACACTTGACCGTCAACAATATTAACGACCTCAGCAAAAGTGAGCTTTTCAATGTTCTCTTTCTTCTTCCGCTCTATTCGAATCGTACCAACCCGTTCAATCGTACTAACATACCCTTTGTTCTCTGCATCCTTAATAGCCCGGTAAGCTGTCCCTTCACTGACACTTAATGCCTTGGCGATTTGTCTAACTGATATTTTTTCCCCGACAGGCAATTCATCGATATATTGCAAAATTTGTTCATGCTTTGTAGCCAAGACGTTCACCCTTTTTCTATAATTCCTATATCTTCATTATAAGGTTAAAAACGCCTTTATTTCAATTCGATGTGACGAACGACCTAAATATTCTTAATATTATCGATGGTAAGCTCTTGATCTCTTTCTTTCTTCTACTTGTATACTAGATCTTGAAACTGCTTTCTTAGGTGAGTATAGCAGTGCTGTTAAATTTCCGGCAACGACAATAAGTGCAAAGGCTAGCCAGGTAATGGCAAATATACCTTCTAAACCATCGCTGAAAATGTTTAGTCTTGGTAACGCAAAATAAAGAAAGAACCCACACAAGAGCAGACATAATAAATATCGATTTTTTTTCATTTCTATTTCCCTCCTAATGATCATTCTTCATTTAAATGTATGCGGACATGCTTGGAAAATGTATGGATTTCTTTTGCTTTGGAAGGGGGATATAGTGAAAAACATTAACACCTTTTATGCGAGCGACTATAAAAAAACAGCGCAGCTTAAATCAGCTGCACTGCTTTTTACAATTGAATCGAATCTCCCGCCTGAAGTACCTGAACAACACCTGGTTCAACCATTTCCGCAAATTTATATGGGTCCTGCTTTATAGGCGGGAACGTATTATAGTGTATCGGTACAACTTTCTTGGCACTCAACAAGCCCGCTGCATAGGCTGCGTCCTCTGGCCCCATAGTAAAATTATCTCCAATTGGCAAAAAGGCAAGATCAATCGGGTGGCGGTCACCTATTAATTTCATATCGGAGAATAGACCTGTATCGCCTGCGTGATAAATCGTTTTATTTTCAATAGTTATAAGTACTCCCGCTGGCATACCTAAATAAATGATTTCATTGTTATCTGTCTCTAGTCCAGTTCCGTGAAAAGCAGGTGTCAACTTTACCTTTCCAAAATCAAACTGATAAGCTCCACCTATACTCATTCCGTGAGTATTCACACCTTGCCAGCTTAAATAGGTTGCAAGCTCAAAGTTGGCAATAACGAGAGCATCATGCTTTTTGGCCAGTTCCACAGTATCTCCAAGGTGATCTCCATGTCCATGGGTCACAACAATGACGTCAGGCTTAACATCATCCACCTTTAAATCTGTTAATTCGTTTCCTGTTATAAATGGATCTATGAGAATTGTTTTCCCTTGTGATTCAATTTTCACAACAGAATGTCCATGAAATGATACTTTCATTTCTCTTCCCCTTTCTACTATTTCGTTATGTAAATGATTCAACGAATGTTTCCATTTTCCTTCTTCCTATACACTACCCTATTTTGAAGTCTTCTAAAAGTTTACTTTTACCCATTAAGTTGCTAATCTTTTAATATTAGCTAATTGCTTTAATTACAAGGAGGATAATCATGAATAGCAGATTACAGAAATTATCCAGCTGGATGAAAGAAAATAATGTACAGGTTTGCTTTGTGACTTCACCTGAAAATGTTTTTTATTTTAGCGGTTTTTTAAGTGACCCTCATGAACGCCTTTTGGGATTAGCCGTTTTTCAAGAAGAAGAGCCTTTTCTCGTTTGCCCTGCATTGGATAAAACTGATGCAAAAAATGCAGGCTGGAGCAATGAGATTATTTCTTACAGTGATATTGAAAATCCGTGGGAAATGATACATAAAGCAATTTTTAGCCGCGTGAAAACGGTTGAGAATATAGCTGTCGAAAAAGAACATATGAATGTTGAAC from Bacillus sp. DTU_2020_1000418_1_SI_GHA_SEK_038 includes these protein-coding regions:
- a CDS encoding metal-dependent hydrolase codes for the protein MKVSFHGHSVVKIESQGKTILIDPFITGNELTDLKVDDVKPDVIVVTHGHGDHLGDTVELAKKHDALVIANFELATYLSWQGVNTHGMSIGGAYQFDFGKVKLTPAFHGTGLETDNNEIIYLGMPAGVLITIENKTIYHAGDTGLFSDMKLIGDRHPIDLAFLPIGDNFTMGPEDAAYAAGLLSAKKVVPIHYNTFPPIKQDPYKFAEMVEPGVVQVLQAGDSIQL